Proteins from a genomic interval of Phalacrocorax aristotelis chromosome 3, bGulAri2.1, whole genome shotgun sequence:
- the RPS12 gene encoding small ribosomal subunit protein eS12 isoform X2: protein MDVNTALQEVLKTALIHDGLARGIREAAKALDKRQAHLCVLASNCDEPTYVKLVEALCAEHQINLIKVDDNKKLGEWVGLCKIDREGKPRKVVGCSCVVVKDYGKESQAKDVIEEYFKCKK, encoded by the exons ATGGATGTTAACACCGCCCTGCAAGAAGTGCTGAAGACCGCACTTATCCATGATGGCCTAGCTCGTGGTATTCGTGAAGCGGCCAAAGCCTTGGACAA acgCCAAGCCCATCTTTGTGTTCTGGCTTCAAATTGTGACGAACCCACGTACGTGAAGTTAGTTGAAGCACTTTGTGCAGAACATCAGATCAACTTAATAAAG GTTGATGACAACAAGAAACTGGGTGAATGGGTAGGTCTCTGCAAGAttgacagagaaggaaaacctCGCAAAGTAGTGGGCTGCAGCTGTGTGGTTGTCAAA GACTATGGCAAGGAATCTCAGGCCAAAGATGTCATCGAAGAGTACTTCAAGTGCAagaaatga
- the SLC18B1 gene encoding MFS-type transporter SLC18B1 isoform X4, which translates to MGSRAAGGEQPPDSMPEAVGEESRRLTREQLFTMAATASINFSSMICYSILGPFFPSEAEKKGASNTVVGLIFGWFALVNFLSSLILGNYLTHIGAKFMFVAGMFVSGCVTILFGMLDKVPSGPVFIGLCFLVRAMDAVGFAAAMTASFSILAKAFPNNIATVLGSLEIFTGLGLVLGPPLGGFLYQSFGYEVPFITLGCVVLVLVPVNMCILPKCDSIPSKDSFWKLVLLPKVLLLCLTIFSLSACLGFLDPTMSLFILKKFKLPAGYVGLVFLGLALSYSLSSPLLGLLSDKLPYLRKWLLVSGGLMTALCFFMLGPAPVLHIESQLWMFLLVLVLIGFSLGMSAIPVFPEILHCAYENGFEEGLSLLGLVSGLFNAMWSLGAFAGPTLGGFLYEKLGFEWASAIQGGWALLSGIAIGIFYITEATRRSSSSSLQNPPGNNEERTHLMGSET; encoded by the exons ATgggcagccgggcggcggggggcgagCAGCCCCCAG ACAGCATGCCAGAGGCCGTCGGTGAGGAATCAAGAAGGCTGACGAGGGAGCAGCTATTTACGATGGCCGCGACAGCTTCTATAAACTTCAGTTCAATGATATGCTATTCGATCCTGGGACCTTTTTTCCCTTCGGAG gcagaaaaaaaaggtgccaGTAACACCGTTGTTGGCCTGATTTTTGGATGGTTTGCTTTGGTCAATTTCTTGAGTTCTTTAATCTTGGGAAATTAC CTTACACATATTGGAGCAAAATTCATGTTCGTGGCAGGGATGTTTGTTTCAGGATGTGTGACCATTTTGTTTGG aATGCTGGACAAGGTACCAAGTGGACCAGTGTTCATCGGTTTGTGCTTTTTAGTAAGAGCAATGGATGCAGTAGGTTTTGCAGCAGCAATGACAGCATCATTTTCAATCCTTGCAAAGGCATTTCCCAATAATATAGCTACTGTCCTG GGCAGCCTTGAAATTTTTACAGGACTTGGACTGGTGCTGGGCCCACCTTTAGGTGGCTTTTTGTATCAATCATTTGGTTATGAGGTCCCTTTCATTACACTGGGATGCGTAGTGTTGGTCTTGGTGCCTGTGAATATGTGCATACTACCAAAATGTG ATTCGATCCCTAGCAAGGACTCCTTTTGGAAGCTCGTTCTTCTGCCAAAAGTCTTACTACTCTGTCTtactatattttctttaagtgcATGCTTGGGGTTTTTGGATCCTACAATGTCTCTATTTATCCTAAAGAAG TTCAAACTCCCAGCTGGTTATGTTGGCTTGGTATTCCTCGGTTTGGCACTCTCATACTCCCTGTCTTCTCCCCTCCTCGGACTCCTAAGTGACAAACTGCCA taCCTCAGGAAGTGGCTGCTGGTATCTGGAGGCTTAATGACAGCACTCTGCTTTTTTATGTTAGGACCTGCTCCTGTACTGCACATTGAAAG TCAGCTATGGATGTTTCTGCTAGTGCTGGTTTTGATTGGCTTTTCCCTTGGCATGAGTGCTATCCCAGTGTTCCCAGAGATACTGCACTGTGCATA TGAGAATGGATTTGAGGAAGGTCTGAGTCTGCTGGGATTGGTGTCTGGGCTTTTCAATGCCATGTGGTCCCTTGG GGCGTTTGCAGGTCCCACTCTGGGAGGATTTCTATATgaaaagctggggtttgaatgGGCCTCCGCCATCCAAGGAGGATGGGCACTGTTAAGT GGTATTGCAATTGGAATATTCTATATCACTGAGGCAACAAGGAGAAG
- the RPS12 gene encoding small ribosomal subunit protein eS12 isoform X1, with protein MAEEGITAGGVMDVNTALQEVLKTALIHDGLARGIREAAKALDKRQAHLCVLASNCDEPTYVKLVEALCAEHQINLIKVDDNKKLGEWVGLCKIDREGKPRKVVGCSCVVVKDYGKESQAKDVIEEYFKCKK; from the exons ATGGCCGAGGAAGG CATTACTGCTGGAGGTGTAATGGATGTTAACACCGCCCTGCAAGAAGTGCTGAAGACCGCACTTATCCATGATGGCCTAGCTCGTGGTATTCGTGAAGCGGCCAAAGCCTTGGACAA acgCCAAGCCCATCTTTGTGTTCTGGCTTCAAATTGTGACGAACCCACGTACGTGAAGTTAGTTGAAGCACTTTGTGCAGAACATCAGATCAACTTAATAAAG GTTGATGACAACAAGAAACTGGGTGAATGGGTAGGTCTCTGCAAGAttgacagagaaggaaaacctCGCAAAGTAGTGGGCTGCAGCTGTGTGGTTGTCAAA GACTATGGCAAGGAATCTCAGGCCAAAGATGTCATCGAAGAGTACTTCAAGTGCAagaaatga
- the SLC18B1 gene encoding MFS-type transporter SLC18B1 isoform X1, with translation MPASSRGSFARCLLGFLRLWKPLHREHRLHFVLYQVQYRSASPEPDTQVPGEPAGGCQTVRSPAPAAALEDSMPEAVGEESRRLTREQLFTMAATASINFSSMICYSILGPFFPSEAEKKGASNTVVGLIFGWFALVNFLSSLILGNYLTHIGAKFMFVAGMFVSGCVTILFGMLDKVPSGPVFIGLCFLVRAMDAVGFAAAMTASFSILAKAFPNNIATVLGSLEIFTGLGLVLGPPLGGFLYQSFGYEVPFITLGCVVLVLVPVNMCILPKCDSIPSKDSFWKLVLLPKVLLLCLTIFSLSACLGFLDPTMSLFILKKFKLPAGYVGLVFLGLALSYSLSSPLLGLLSDKLPYLRKWLLVSGGLMTALCFFMLGPAPVLHIESQLWMFLLVLVLIGFSLGMSAIPVFPEILHCAYENGFEEGLSLLGLVSGLFNAMWSLGAFAGPTLGGFLYEKLGFEWASAIQGGWALLSGIAIGIFYITEATRRSSSSSLQNPPGNNEERTHLMGSET, from the exons ATGCCCGCTTCCTCTCGCGGCAGCTTTGCCCGCTGCCTCCTCGGTTTCCTTCGCCTGTGGAAGCCGCTGCACCGAGAGCACAGGCTGCACTTCGTGCTTTACCAGGTCCAATACAGAAGCGCTTCCCCCGAGCCGGACACGCAGGTACCCGGGGAGCCGGCGGGCGGTTGCCAGACCGTCCGAAGCCCAGCGCCTGCTGCCGCCCTCG AAGACAGCATGCCAGAGGCCGTCGGTGAGGAATCAAGAAGGCTGACGAGGGAGCAGCTATTTACGATGGCCGCGACAGCTTCTATAAACTTCAGTTCAATGATATGCTATTCGATCCTGGGACCTTTTTTCCCTTCGGAG gcagaaaaaaaaggtgccaGTAACACCGTTGTTGGCCTGATTTTTGGATGGTTTGCTTTGGTCAATTTCTTGAGTTCTTTAATCTTGGGAAATTAC CTTACACATATTGGAGCAAAATTCATGTTCGTGGCAGGGATGTTTGTTTCAGGATGTGTGACCATTTTGTTTGG aATGCTGGACAAGGTACCAAGTGGACCAGTGTTCATCGGTTTGTGCTTTTTAGTAAGAGCAATGGATGCAGTAGGTTTTGCAGCAGCAATGACAGCATCATTTTCAATCCTTGCAAAGGCATTTCCCAATAATATAGCTACTGTCCTG GGCAGCCTTGAAATTTTTACAGGACTTGGACTGGTGCTGGGCCCACCTTTAGGTGGCTTTTTGTATCAATCATTTGGTTATGAGGTCCCTTTCATTACACTGGGATGCGTAGTGTTGGTCTTGGTGCCTGTGAATATGTGCATACTACCAAAATGTG ATTCGATCCCTAGCAAGGACTCCTTTTGGAAGCTCGTTCTTCTGCCAAAAGTCTTACTACTCTGTCTtactatattttctttaagtgcATGCTTGGGGTTTTTGGATCCTACAATGTCTCTATTTATCCTAAAGAAG TTCAAACTCCCAGCTGGTTATGTTGGCTTGGTATTCCTCGGTTTGGCACTCTCATACTCCCTGTCTTCTCCCCTCCTCGGACTCCTAAGTGACAAACTGCCA taCCTCAGGAAGTGGCTGCTGGTATCTGGAGGCTTAATGACAGCACTCTGCTTTTTTATGTTAGGACCTGCTCCTGTACTGCACATTGAAAG TCAGCTATGGATGTTTCTGCTAGTGCTGGTTTTGATTGGCTTTTCCCTTGGCATGAGTGCTATCCCAGTGTTCCCAGAGATACTGCACTGTGCATA TGAGAATGGATTTGAGGAAGGTCTGAGTCTGCTGGGATTGGTGTCTGGGCTTTTCAATGCCATGTGGTCCCTTGG GGCGTTTGCAGGTCCCACTCTGGGAGGATTTCTATATgaaaagctggggtttgaatgGGCCTCCGCCATCCAAGGAGGATGGGCACTGTTAAGT GGTATTGCAATTGGAATATTCTATATCACTGAGGCAACAAGGAGAAG
- the SLC18B1 gene encoding MFS-type transporter SLC18B1 isoform X2 translates to MRYRRIQAGINARFLSRQLCPLPPRFPSPVEAAAPRAQAALRALPGPIQKRFPRAGHAEDSMPEAVGEESRRLTREQLFTMAATASINFSSMICYSILGPFFPSEAEKKGASNTVVGLIFGWFALVNFLSSLILGNYLTHIGAKFMFVAGMFVSGCVTILFGMLDKVPSGPVFIGLCFLVRAMDAVGFAAAMTASFSILAKAFPNNIATVLGSLEIFTGLGLVLGPPLGGFLYQSFGYEVPFITLGCVVLVLVPVNMCILPKCDSIPSKDSFWKLVLLPKVLLLCLTIFSLSACLGFLDPTMSLFILKKFKLPAGYVGLVFLGLALSYSLSSPLLGLLSDKLPYLRKWLLVSGGLMTALCFFMLGPAPVLHIESQLWMFLLVLVLIGFSLGMSAIPVFPEILHCAYENGFEEGLSLLGLVSGLFNAMWSLGAFAGPTLGGFLYEKLGFEWASAIQGGWALLSGIAIGIFYITEATRRSSSSSLQNPPGNNEERTHLMGSET, encoded by the exons ATGAGATACAGACGTATCCAGGCAGGTATAAATGCCCGCTTCCTCTCGCGGCAGCTTTGCCCGCTGCCTCCTCGGTTTCCTTCGCCTGTGGAAGCCGCTGCACCGAGAGCACAGGCTGCACTTCGTGCTTTACCAGGTCCAATACAGAAGCGCTTCCCCCGAGCCGGACACGCAG AAGACAGCATGCCAGAGGCCGTCGGTGAGGAATCAAGAAGGCTGACGAGGGAGCAGCTATTTACGATGGCCGCGACAGCTTCTATAAACTTCAGTTCAATGATATGCTATTCGATCCTGGGACCTTTTTTCCCTTCGGAG gcagaaaaaaaaggtgccaGTAACACCGTTGTTGGCCTGATTTTTGGATGGTTTGCTTTGGTCAATTTCTTGAGTTCTTTAATCTTGGGAAATTAC CTTACACATATTGGAGCAAAATTCATGTTCGTGGCAGGGATGTTTGTTTCAGGATGTGTGACCATTTTGTTTGG aATGCTGGACAAGGTACCAAGTGGACCAGTGTTCATCGGTTTGTGCTTTTTAGTAAGAGCAATGGATGCAGTAGGTTTTGCAGCAGCAATGACAGCATCATTTTCAATCCTTGCAAAGGCATTTCCCAATAATATAGCTACTGTCCTG GGCAGCCTTGAAATTTTTACAGGACTTGGACTGGTGCTGGGCCCACCTTTAGGTGGCTTTTTGTATCAATCATTTGGTTATGAGGTCCCTTTCATTACACTGGGATGCGTAGTGTTGGTCTTGGTGCCTGTGAATATGTGCATACTACCAAAATGTG ATTCGATCCCTAGCAAGGACTCCTTTTGGAAGCTCGTTCTTCTGCCAAAAGTCTTACTACTCTGTCTtactatattttctttaagtgcATGCTTGGGGTTTTTGGATCCTACAATGTCTCTATTTATCCTAAAGAAG TTCAAACTCCCAGCTGGTTATGTTGGCTTGGTATTCCTCGGTTTGGCACTCTCATACTCCCTGTCTTCTCCCCTCCTCGGACTCCTAAGTGACAAACTGCCA taCCTCAGGAAGTGGCTGCTGGTATCTGGAGGCTTAATGACAGCACTCTGCTTTTTTATGTTAGGACCTGCTCCTGTACTGCACATTGAAAG TCAGCTATGGATGTTTCTGCTAGTGCTGGTTTTGATTGGCTTTTCCCTTGGCATGAGTGCTATCCCAGTGTTCCCAGAGATACTGCACTGTGCATA TGAGAATGGATTTGAGGAAGGTCTGAGTCTGCTGGGATTGGTGTCTGGGCTTTTCAATGCCATGTGGTCCCTTGG GGCGTTTGCAGGTCCCACTCTGGGAGGATTTCTATATgaaaagctggggtttgaatgGGCCTCCGCCATCCAAGGAGGATGGGCACTGTTAAGT GGTATTGCAATTGGAATATTCTATATCACTGAGGCAACAAGGAGAAG
- the SLC18B1 gene encoding MFS-type transporter SLC18B1 isoform X3: protein MGSRAAGGEQPPEDSMPEAVGEESRRLTREQLFTMAATASINFSSMICYSILGPFFPSEAEKKGASNTVVGLIFGWFALVNFLSSLILGNYLTHIGAKFMFVAGMFVSGCVTILFGMLDKVPSGPVFIGLCFLVRAMDAVGFAAAMTASFSILAKAFPNNIATVLGSLEIFTGLGLVLGPPLGGFLYQSFGYEVPFITLGCVVLVLVPVNMCILPKCDSIPSKDSFWKLVLLPKVLLLCLTIFSLSACLGFLDPTMSLFILKKFKLPAGYVGLVFLGLALSYSLSSPLLGLLSDKLPYLRKWLLVSGGLMTALCFFMLGPAPVLHIESQLWMFLLVLVLIGFSLGMSAIPVFPEILHCAYENGFEEGLSLLGLVSGLFNAMWSLGAFAGPTLGGFLYEKLGFEWASAIQGGWALLSGIAIGIFYITEATRRSSSSSLQNPPGNNEERTHLMGSET from the exons ATgggcagccgggcggcggggggcgagCAGCCCCCAG AAGACAGCATGCCAGAGGCCGTCGGTGAGGAATCAAGAAGGCTGACGAGGGAGCAGCTATTTACGATGGCCGCGACAGCTTCTATAAACTTCAGTTCAATGATATGCTATTCGATCCTGGGACCTTTTTTCCCTTCGGAG gcagaaaaaaaaggtgccaGTAACACCGTTGTTGGCCTGATTTTTGGATGGTTTGCTTTGGTCAATTTCTTGAGTTCTTTAATCTTGGGAAATTAC CTTACACATATTGGAGCAAAATTCATGTTCGTGGCAGGGATGTTTGTTTCAGGATGTGTGACCATTTTGTTTGG aATGCTGGACAAGGTACCAAGTGGACCAGTGTTCATCGGTTTGTGCTTTTTAGTAAGAGCAATGGATGCAGTAGGTTTTGCAGCAGCAATGACAGCATCATTTTCAATCCTTGCAAAGGCATTTCCCAATAATATAGCTACTGTCCTG GGCAGCCTTGAAATTTTTACAGGACTTGGACTGGTGCTGGGCCCACCTTTAGGTGGCTTTTTGTATCAATCATTTGGTTATGAGGTCCCTTTCATTACACTGGGATGCGTAGTGTTGGTCTTGGTGCCTGTGAATATGTGCATACTACCAAAATGTG ATTCGATCCCTAGCAAGGACTCCTTTTGGAAGCTCGTTCTTCTGCCAAAAGTCTTACTACTCTGTCTtactatattttctttaagtgcATGCTTGGGGTTTTTGGATCCTACAATGTCTCTATTTATCCTAAAGAAG TTCAAACTCCCAGCTGGTTATGTTGGCTTGGTATTCCTCGGTTTGGCACTCTCATACTCCCTGTCTTCTCCCCTCCTCGGACTCCTAAGTGACAAACTGCCA taCCTCAGGAAGTGGCTGCTGGTATCTGGAGGCTTAATGACAGCACTCTGCTTTTTTATGTTAGGACCTGCTCCTGTACTGCACATTGAAAG TCAGCTATGGATGTTTCTGCTAGTGCTGGTTTTGATTGGCTTTTCCCTTGGCATGAGTGCTATCCCAGTGTTCCCAGAGATACTGCACTGTGCATA TGAGAATGGATTTGAGGAAGGTCTGAGTCTGCTGGGATTGGTGTCTGGGCTTTTCAATGCCATGTGGTCCCTTGG GGCGTTTGCAGGTCCCACTCTGGGAGGATTTCTATATgaaaagctggggtttgaatgGGCCTCCGCCATCCAAGGAGGATGGGCACTGTTAAGT GGTATTGCAATTGGAATATTCTATATCACTGAGGCAACAAGGAGAAG